The proteins below come from a single Methanothermobacter sp. genomic window:
- a CDS encoding pseudomurein-binding repeat-containing protein, with protein MRLVCMLTACMLLMNTAGYAVAADDTALEVEMESGQSLDQCSSLNESYSEDMVDSDGTLYSGADQLSADNTEPPVSVDREAYTPNTTDKPVVADADMENVSGNSGSHFQAAGDNSGVNHANILSAAVNLRKYIETYGKLPSTVSVGSQKLTVAQFFDLMLRDLLKTAGKSASLTVRSVQAAPNPAGSATGELSKSAYIKLAENVLKFINSNGRAPNYASSSIGRISVDNLIYAVSRILAFHADNGRLPNYVTVKKISATSTAPSSSLKKRPENDPYSGESTSRYLSATANCQVNDTAIRSLAASLTSGLTSAWDKATAIFNWVRDSISYSFYYNTRYGATGTLKTRTGNCVDHSHLLVALFRAAGLAARYVHGTCTFTSGNTYGHVWAQVLVGDTWYAADATSSRNSLGAVSSWNTATAKIKGIYASLPF; from the coding sequence ATGAGACTGGTGTGCATGCTCACTGCATGCATGCTCCTCATGAATACAGCAGGATATGCAGTGGCAGCTGATGATACAGCCCTTGAGGTTGAAATGGAATCTGGACAGTCACTGGATCAGTGCTCCAGTTTGAATGAAAGTTACAGTGAAGACATGGTGGACAGTGACGGCACATTGTATAGCGGGGCCGATCAGCTGAGTGCAGATAACACCGAGCCCCCTGTTTCAGTGGACAGAGAAGCGTATACACCTAACACCACGGATAAACCTGTAGTGGCAGATGCAGACATGGAAAACGTCAGTGGCAATTCAGGCAGCCATTTCCAGGCTGCAGGTGATAATTCAGGTGTGAACCATGCAAACATACTGAGCGCTGCAGTTAACCTCAGGAAGTACATTGAAACCTACGGGAAGCTGCCATCAACAGTATCAGTGGGAAGCCAGAAGCTGACGGTTGCACAGTTCTTTGACCTGATGCTCAGGGATCTACTTAAAACTGCAGGAAAATCAGCTTCACTCACAGTGCGTTCAGTGCAAGCCGCGCCGAACCCAGCAGGGTCAGCGACGGGGGAGCTTTCAAAGTCAGCCTACATCAAACTTGCAGAGAATGTGCTGAAGTTCATAAACAGTAACGGCAGGGCACCCAACTATGCGAGTTCCAGTATCGGCAGGATATCCGTTGATAACCTCATATACGCGGTTTCAAGGATCCTTGCATTCCATGCTGATAATGGCAGACTCCCCAACTATGTCACGGTGAAGAAGATCAGTGCTACATCAACAGCCCCATCATCATCACTTAAGAAGAGACCTGAGAATGACCCATACAGCGGTGAGAGCACCTCCCGGTACCTTTCGGCAACAGCAAACTGCCAGGTGAATGACACGGCAATCAGGTCACTGGCAGCCAGCCTAACCTCAGGTCTCACCAGTGCATGGGATAAGGCAACAGCGATATTCAACTGGGTACGCGACAGCATCAGCTACAGCTTCTACTACAACACAAGGTACGGTGCCACTGGTACGCTAAAAACAAGGACAGGTAACTGTGTGGATCATTCACATCTCCTGGTTGCCCTCTTCAGGGCTGCAGGGCTTGCTGCCAGGTACGTCCATGGTACATGCACCTTCACCTCAGGTAACACCTATGGCCATGTCTGGGCCCAGGTACTTGTGGGTGACACCTGGTACGCTGCAGATGCCACGAGTTCAAGAAACAGCCTCGGCGCTGTATCAAGCTGGAACACTGCAACAGCAAAGATTAAGGGAATATACGCAAGTCTTCCCTTCTAG
- a CDS encoding cation-translocating P-type ATPase codes for MGCECSSCSPEEGDRDIQVIAASVTLLTAGIILSFTDSLISIPLLLAAVAAAGYRIFPSAIRSVLRGRFTVNFLILIAVAGALALGDYTEAALVTVLYNIAEYLEEYAHRRSHRSVESLIRLRPRTARVLGDAEKMIKVEEVTVGSIIGIKPGETIPLDGTVTMGRSKVDQSNITGESLPITVQKGSEVFAGTQNLDGYLEVRVTRGADNTVLAGVIETVKRAATRRSRRERFIERFASVYTPAIISLAVLTAAVPIIMGGSIGTWIYRALVLLVISCPCALLISTPVAMVSGMTAAAGRGILIKGSEFLEAMASVRNIIFDKTGTLTEGSPRVTSVEPIERRNDVLRIAASLERRSGHPIAEAIVDSYHGETDEVSEFESMPGKGVSGYINGVKYTIGSPELVGASPGNGTTVYLQGPEGIAGKITLTDAIRDSARKTILELKDRGIEVMMLTGDTEEVAAEVASELGVENYHGGLLPEDKMKVINEVKKRGPVAMVGDGVNDAPALAAADVGIAMGVRGSDVALETADITLVEDDLERIDELIDLSRRTIRTVRINTALTVTVKLSLAVLSVTGSVPLWFAVAVGDMGLSLFVIVNSLLIARY; via the coding sequence ATGGGATGTGAATGCAGCTCATGCTCCCCTGAGGAGGGGGATAGAGATATACAGGTCATCGCAGCATCAGTTACACTACTCACAGCAGGGATTATCCTCAGCTTCACAGACAGTCTGATCTCAATCCCACTGCTACTTGCCGCAGTGGCGGCTGCCGGCTACAGGATATTCCCCTCAGCAATCAGATCAGTCCTCAGGGGACGCTTCACAGTGAACTTCCTAATACTCATAGCAGTCGCCGGTGCCCTTGCGCTTGGTGACTACACAGAGGCGGCCCTGGTAACGGTTCTGTATAACATTGCAGAGTACCTTGAGGAGTACGCCCACAGAAGATCCCACAGATCCGTGGAATCACTCATAAGACTCCGGCCAAGAACCGCAAGGGTCCTCGGTGATGCTGAGAAGATGATTAAGGTTGAGGAGGTGACTGTTGGTTCCATAATAGGTATAAAACCCGGTGAAACCATCCCACTCGACGGAACCGTCACAATGGGCAGGTCAAAGGTGGACCAGTCAAATATAACAGGGGAATCCCTCCCCATAACCGTCCAGAAGGGTAGTGAGGTATTTGCAGGTACCCAGAACCTTGACGGATACCTGGAGGTTCGGGTTACGAGGGGAGCAGATAACACTGTGCTTGCAGGTGTTATTGAAACCGTTAAAAGGGCTGCCACCAGAAGATCCCGCAGGGAGAGGTTCATAGAACGCTTCGCATCAGTCTACACCCCAGCTATCATATCACTAGCGGTTCTAACGGCAGCAGTCCCCATCATAATGGGTGGATCCATCGGAACATGGATCTACAGGGCCCTTGTACTTCTTGTAATCTCATGTCCATGCGCACTCCTCATATCAACACCGGTTGCAATGGTCTCCGGGATGACCGCCGCTGCAGGAAGGGGTATACTCATCAAGGGCTCGGAGTTCCTGGAGGCCATGGCCTCGGTAAGAAACATAATCTTCGATAAAACAGGAACCCTCACAGAGGGATCCCCCAGGGTCACCTCGGTTGAACCCATCGAGAGGAGGAATGATGTCCTCAGGATCGCAGCCTCCCTTGAGAGGAGGTCAGGGCACCCCATCGCAGAGGCCATAGTTGACTCCTACCATGGAGAAACAGATGAGGTCAGTGAATTTGAGTCCATGCCTGGGAAGGGTGTTTCAGGCTACATCAACGGGGTGAAGTACACCATTGGAAGCCCTGAGCTTGTAGGGGCCAGCCCAGGTAATGGGACCACAGTCTACCTCCAGGGGCCGGAGGGGATAGCAGGGAAGATAACCCTCACAGATGCCATCCGGGATTCGGCCAGAAAGACGATTTTAGAACTCAAAGATAGGGGAATCGAGGTCATGATGCTGACAGGGGACACCGAGGAGGTTGCAGCAGAGGTTGCATCTGAACTTGGAGTTGAAAACTATCATGGGGGTCTCCTCCCAGAGGATAAGATGAAGGTGATCAATGAGGTTAAAAAGAGGGGACCTGTTGCAATGGTTGGTGATGGTGTTAACGATGCACCGGCCCTTGCAGCTGCAGACGTGGGGATAGCCATGGGTGTCAGGGGGTCAGATGTGGCACTTGAAACAGCCGATATAACCCTGGTGGAGGATGACCTTGAGAGGATAGATGAACTCATTGATTTAAGCCGGAGGACCATCCGCACAGTGAGGATCAACACGGCTTTAACGGTTACTGTTAAACTATCCCTTGCGGTGCTTTCTGTCACCGGCTCGGTACCTCTGTGGTTCGCGGTTGCTGTGGGTGATATGGGTCTCTCGCTTTTTGTTATAGTGAACAGTCTGCTTATTGCAAGGTACTGA